The window ACCTCGACCGCGAGCTGCGTCGCGAGGTGGACAAGATGCAGCGCGACTGGCTGGCGGAGCAGGTGGATCGGGCGCGCGGCGCCCTCAACGGCAAGGTCCGCGACTGGTCGCGCAAGGGCGACCTCGCCGGCCTCGACCTGGCGGCGACCACCGAGAAGGCGTTCGACCGGTTCGCGAACCGGATCCGGCACGCCGACTACGGCTACACCGGGTTCTTCGACGCGGTGAAGATCGGCGAGCGCGAGCTCGCGGCGATCTACGAGTTCGACCTCGGGCTCATGGCCAGCGTCGACGATCTGGCGGCGCGCGTCGCCGGGCTGCCGGCCACGGCGGCGGAGCCGGCGCTGCGCGACCTCCTCGAGGCGGTCAGCGAGGCGGATCGCCGCTTCGATGACCGGGCGAGGATCTTCGAGGACGTGACCGAGAAGGGAGGCCGATGATGGCGCAGACGCTCGAGGTCATCCAACACCACGATCCCACCGGCGAGCAGATCGTGTACCGGTTCCCGCAGTCGGGGAGCGCCGAGATCAAGATGGGCGCCCAGCTGGTCGTGCAGGAGGCGCAGGAGGCGGTGTTCTTTCGCGACGGGCGCGCGCTCGACGTGTTCGGCCCGGGCCGCCACACCCTGACCACCCAGAACATCCCGGTGCTGACCAAGGTGCTGGCGCTGCCGTTCGGCGGCACCTCGCCGTTCCGGGTGGCGGTGGTCTACGTGAACAAGCGGACCTTCCTCGACCAGAAGTGGGGGACCCGCGAGCCGGTGGCGTTTCGCGACGCGGAGCTGGGCATGGTCCGGCTGCGGGCCTTCGGCGCCTACGCCTACCGGATCGCGGACAGCCAGCTGTTCGTGAACACGGTCGTCGGCTCGCAAGGCCTCTACGAGACCGACCGCCTCAAGGACTTCTACCGCGACGTCATCGTGTCCCGCCTCAACGACCTGATGGGCGAGACGCTGAAGACGATCTTCGACCTGCCGCGCTCGTACGACGAACTGGCGACCGCGGCCAAGGCGAGGCTCGCGGAGGACTTCGCCAAGTACGGGGTCGACCTGACCGACTTCTACGTCAACTCGATCACGCCGCCGGACGAGGTGCAGGCCAAGATCGACGAGCGCGCGGGCATGGGCGCGGTCGGCGACATGAACCGCTACATGCAGTTCAAGGCGGCGCAGGCGATCCAGGACGCGGCCAAGGCGCAGGGGGGCGAGGGCGGCGCCGCCGGCGCCGGCATGGGCCTCGGCCTCGGCGCGGGCTTCGGAGCGATGATGCCGGGCATGATCGC of the Thermoanaerobaculales bacterium genome contains:
- a CDS encoding SPFH domain-containing protein; the protein is MAQTLEVIQHHDPTGEQIVYRFPQSGSAEIKMGAQLVVQEAQEAVFFRDGRALDVFGPGRHTLTTQNIPVLTKVLALPFGGTSPFRVAVVYVNKRTFLDQKWGTREPVAFRDAELGMVRLRAFGAYAYRIADSQLFVNTVVGSQGLYETDRLKDFYRDVIVSRLNDLMGETLKTIFDLPRSYDELATAAKARLAEDFAKYGVDLTDFYVNSITPPDEVQAKIDERAGMGAVGDMNRYMQFKAAQAIQDAAKAQGGEGGAAGAGMGLGLGAGFGAMMPGMIAQSMQAAQQGAGGGAGAAAAGAAAAFCTACGKPVPAGARFCPACGAQQASPGCPGCGKPVPEGAKFCPGCGTKLGG